Part of the Etheostoma spectabile isolate EspeVRDwgs_2016 chromosome 21, UIUC_Espe_1.0, whole genome shotgun sequence genome is shown below.
ttctgtggtttgcgaatacatttttttatctgCATGTTGCACCTTCTAAGATCATGTTTTCCACTGAAAATAGGACATTCCTTTAAACTATCTGGGTTACATTATTACAGCATGTATCTTGTGAAAGAAAACAGTAACTGTAATaatgaaaagagaaatacaAATTGTTAAAACGAATATTACACCaaacattcaactaaatattttacattccCTTTATTTACGATCAGCCCGATTAGTTGATCGCATTCTTTCATattgtgattttgatttgtcttttttcaacGATCCATCTTTCAGCCCCAGTTGCACCTgatgtagtctcgctttgccagaccctcatCCTAAGCGCTGCAggggggtctggctagtccacacagcattcggggatgggaggaaaacctgttctggtttaatggcatttcttccaaccaatcaaaattgccatgggcggtgctaagctcctcACTGAGCCCACACCTGTCACCTAAATGTGTGAGAAACAGAACAGTATTACGGAATAACGTGTTTACCGtctcatgtgtttttgtataaCGAATATGATTACAAAAATGGGTACACACCATGTGCggatgttttatgtttcagtttcctgttttattttgtagtatcTGTTTCTTTCTGAGTCGTGTCTTGCTTTCCtccctgccttgtgtttttccCGCCGCCGCTGGGATCGTCTGCCCTGATGTGTTCCACCTGTTCTTCAGGTACTAATAGCGTCAGTCTCTATGTAGTTACAGCTTATAtatgatcatcagatgaaaaatgattcagttttagaaacatttaaaagttacatatagtcactttaacTTAAACAGTGACGATGTGTCAAAGTTGCGTCCCCAACTTGTTTCAGCTGCACTTATCAGGAAGTGCAGGTCAAAGGCTTAAGACTAAGCTTAATTAGCTGGTAGTTACCTTtaggacagagccaggctagctgtttccccctgcttctagtctttatgctaagctaagctaagctaagctaacagccTGCTGGCTGTAGTTTCACATTTAGTGGACAGACACGAGAGTTTCAATGTACTCAGCTAACGTTCGGCAACTATGTGTGTATAAGTATGtttcccaaaaatgtcaaacatttgctTTAACAGACAATATTATTTTATCAGGCTGCTGGGAAACAATCATCAACACTCATACCCTACATTAATTAGAGGTCGACCTCTGAGTCCCTATAGGTGAAAAGATTACACCTTCTTGCTggcaaaaatagttttttaacagaatgATGCAGAaccttcacatacagtacattatgcACTATAAAAATGCActattaaaggaaaaaaagggaataaGCTTcagatgtaatgtaatggaaaTGTAACACAGTTGACTTTGGATCCCATCAACGTGAAGGTTGAGAGTAAAGAAACTGTTTTACTCAGCCAGTACAAGTGGAAAAACTGCTATTAAACCTGAAACTCCCTGTCTTAAATAGGTGCTACTCACATCCCAAAATGTCATTAGTGTGGGGTTTAAATGGAACGTTTTAGTGTCCAACGCAGGTTTAAAAGCCATGCCTCAGTGCTTTTCACTCAGAAAACGCTCAAAACACTGAATCCTAGTCAATCTTGGGAATTTATCTttgtaaaaaaaggaacaaatgtGGGCACCTGGATGGCTGGTACAGTGTGTGCCCAtatgcagaggctcagtcctcgagGCAGTGGTCGCAGGTTCAgttctgacctgcggccctttgctgtatagcaattccccttctctctctctctctctctctctctctctctctctctctctctcccctttcatgtctaaagcTGCCCTACAGAAGGcctaaaaataagaaaagatgtTTAACTATATAATGACCCACAATACTGTATGACGCTTTGGCCAACAGATATCAGTCTGgtcaaaatctttaaaattaaCATTCAAGTCATTGAATCGCCAAATATTATCTTACAAGTTGTCAAACCAGCCCTGTCTCAGTCTGAGTAGTCATTAAAGTTTGTGTCCATATCCCCATTTTTTGTGGGGTTTTCTGCCTCTTCAAGGCCTGGAGAGAGTTTTGTAGAGAGGCTGCTCCCAGCCAGAGGGAGGACTGTGTGGAGGTGGTGCCAAGGTCAGGCTGTAAGGCCTGCGAGACGAGTGAAAGTACGGGTACTGATACAGACCGGCAGGGTACCCTGGGAAGGCGCTGAAGAAACTGGAGCTTTGGAGGTCAGTGTAGTCAGATTGGTTGATGGAGGAAGGGCAGACGCCCGAGCCGAGGGACGCGTACTCCGGTTGTGGCGTTGgaggagtggaggaggaggaggagttgcTGTAGTGACCTGGGCTCATCTGCTCAGTTTTAATCTGAGGTTTTTGGCTGGTGTCCTCGTGGAGCCCATGCGCATCACGACTGCAAGAGGAAATTGGCATTCCAGTGGAAATGCCACTTTTGGGTGTCCAGGTATGGGAGTGGGAGTAGATGCTGGGCAGAATGAAGGACCCAGAAGGGTGGTTATGTCCGTGGCTGCCATCTGGCGGGGTTAGAAGAGCCGAGGCGTGGCTGTTGGGAGGGAGGTACTGGTCCAACTCGTGGACGTCAAAGCCATCGATGGTGCTGATGACGTCGGTGCTGAGCTCTGAGATGTCCAAGTTGCTGAAGTCGATGTTCTGCCGGCCGCTGGCAGGCGCGGGGCCGGTGCTGCTGCTGTCGACAGGCCGCGGGGCCTCGTGTTTGGTCCCCATGTGGAGGTCATTGTTAGGGGTGGCGGGGGGTGTTGGAGGCCCATGAGACTGACCTGGGAATCAAAGCCAAGGAAGCACTAATCAATAGGGATGGAACAATGCACTCATCTCACAATTCAATATGATTTACAATTgcaaaaacaacagatgtgtGTTATTATCAAAGTGCAACTGACAAAGTATTTCatcttaaataacaaaaacaaaatacaaattaaagatTAGATCCCACACCAagataagtaaataaatagaaaaagaaatcttaaaataaataacgtAAGAAGACGTAGTGACAAGTGAAATCACAAGCACATTACGCCCTTGGTTGTTTCACAACTACATTGTGACTCATTTTTCATCTCAACCGGTTGAATCTTAACATATTTATATCGACTTTTAACCAATTCGCAATGCATTGCTACATCCCTACCAATCAATATTTTCACGCTAAAGCACTAAAGGTCAAAAAGGTAAGCTGCAACAGATGCCCTAATAAAAAACGTATTAAGATCGTGTGTCACCTGTCCTGTCTGGATCATAATGATGGTGCAGTTCCGCTGTTCCAGCCAGTCTTGCCACCCCTGGTTCTGTCTTATACAAgtcctgctgttgctgctgtacCGGTCCGGGTCTGCAGTCCCCCTGTCCTGGTTTGGGGTTCTTGCGTCTCCGAG
Proteins encoded:
- the sox8a gene encoding transcription factor SOX-8a, whose amino-acid sequence is MTEENRSPADTPRSPAGSDSSMSQHGSGSESPTSPSGSEAQEAARPPGMTHQLESGVEDERFPACIRDAVSQVLKGYDWSLVTMPSHGEKGPKSKPHVKRPMNAFMVWAQAARRKLADQYPHLHNAELSKTLGKLWRLLSETEKLPFVAEAERLRMQHKKDYPDYKYQPRRRKNPKPGQGDCRPGPVQQQQQDLYKTEPGVARLAGTAELHHHYDPDRTGQSHGPPTPPATPNNDLHMGTKHEAPRPVDSSSTGPAPASGRQNIDFSNLDISELSTDVISTIDGFDVHELDQYLPPNSHASALLTPPDGSHGHNHPSGSFILPSIYSHSHTWTPKSGISTGMPISSCSRDAHGLHEDTSQKPQIKTEQMSPGHYSNSSSSSTPPTPQPEYASLGSGVCPSSINQSDYTDLQSSSFFSAFPGYPAGLYQYPYFHSSRRPYSLTLAPPPHSPPSGWEQPLYKTLSRP